From one Equus asinus isolate D_3611 breed Donkey chromosome 5, EquAss-T2T_v2, whole genome shotgun sequence genomic stretch:
- the LOC106827969 gene encoding LOW QUALITY PROTEIN: arylacetamide deacetylase-like 4 (The sequence of the model RefSeq protein was modified relative to this genomic sequence to represent the inferred CDS: inserted 2 bases in 2 codons; deleted 1 base in 1 codon): MDTKLTFTFKLKAVFSLKPSLTFTKCIGASWELGTISMRLFPLKSASPTPGGISFFHGGGGYRRLPDRHSRVLSQDCLKAPIRFLKALKTEGADPPVRDDLCVETSHRPLLLVGCRREQCFHTLDLWRKDRRCLSPDIIPERFKKTGCQPLFLENSPLTRDAETLAHQLPEAILGSGENDILHDDXLLSEKHLEDQGVLMTWFCVEYGFPGPITLFDKKXFSFPCSLKMVNAVVRYIKSVW; this comes from the exons ATGGACACCAAGCTGACTTTCACATTCAAACTGAAGGCCGTGTTCTCACTGAAGCCATCCCTGACCTTCACA AAATGCATTGGGGCATCTTGGGAACTGGGAACCATATCCATGAGACTGTTCCCGCTCAAGTCCGCATCCCCCACCCCGGGAGGCATCAGCTTCTTCCACGGGGGAGGGGg GTACCGCAGGCTTCCTGATCGCCATTCCCGGGTCCTTTCCCAGGACTGCCTGAAGGCCCCCATTCGCTTCCTGAAGGCCCTGAAAACCGAGGGGGCGGATCCTCCAG TTCGTGACGACTTGTGTGTTGAAACATCTCATCGTCCACTCCTACTGGTGGGGTGCCGTCGAGAACAGTGCTTTCACACCCTGGATCTCTGGAGGAAGGACAGGAGGTGCCTCAGCCCTGACATCATACCTGAGAGATTCAAGAAGACGGGCTGCCAACCCCTGTTTCTGG AAAATTCACCCCTCACAAGAGACGCCGAGACTCTCGCTCAC CAGCTTCCTGAGGCCATCCTGGGGAGCGGTGAGAATGACATCCTCCACGATG ACTTGCTCTCTGAGAAGCACTTGGAGGACCAGGGAGTCCTCATGACGTGGTTCTGTGTGGAGTATGGCTTTCCTGGGCCTATAACGTTATTTGATAAGA GTTTCTCTTTCCCATGCTCCCTGAAAATGGTGAATGCTGTGGTCCGTTATATAAAGAGCGTATGGTGA